ATTATAAGTTCTTGTAACTATTTTTTTCTCCAAACCCTCACACTGCCCCTCAGACAGAGAAGAGAACAAAGAAATCTTGTTCAAAGCACCCATACTCGTAAATAAACTTTCACTTATTAGTTAATAAGGGGCCAACCCCTAACCGCAACAAATCATAGCCAATTTCTGAAACTCTACAAGCATCATAAAAATCATCAATGCTAAAAAATTAATGACATTTTTACCTAAAATTTTAAAAAAATTAGCATCAAATAAAAAAGTATTTTTATTAAATAAATAAGCAAATTAAAATAAACACTTAGTAAGTATTTACTACAGTTTTACTTCGCTTATTCGTCTTTTTTTATTTTATTCCTGCTAATCTAAAAGCATCAAGAAATAACCACAACCAGTATGACGTGGATACTACAGCTTGTAACTTAAAAGTGGATACCGGTTTTAAGAGAAATGACAAGCTTAAACAAAGAAAGAGAGCATGTCCCTAAATTCATTACAAAGAGACAGTCTCTAATGGAATAAAACAATGATTGAGCAAGCATTACAAACAGTCAAAACACCAGGGATACCAGTCTCTCAAGCTGGCCCTGATAGAAAAGACAATGTAAGCGCTTATGAAAAAATCAAAGCAAAGCGCGCCCAAGATAAACAAACCGAAGAACATGGTCCAAAATTCACAATTGATCGCCAATTTTCTAGTAGCTCTAAAGTTTTGGCAAAAAGCCTTGGCCGGTTCAATAAAGTTTTAAATTATCTAGAAACGTCAGTTCCTTCAAAACCAGTAGAAGAAACAACCATGTTTGCTGGTCTAAAAATTAGTAAGAAAAACACAGACCAAGCAATCAATGGCATAGAAAATAAAAGTCAGCCACCAGATAGCACTAGAAACAAAACCAGTGACAAAAAAGTTTATGGCGAGCAATTAGAACTAGATTTATTTCCAAACGAAAAAAAAGTGGACGGCACTGAAAATCAGAAACCTCCTGTAGAGATTAAAAAATTTGATGAGCCACCCAAAAAATCACTAGAGATTGAGCAAGTCCCCTCAATAGATGTAGGACATAATCCAAGTGACTTTAAAATTCATAACATCATTACAGATGAGATTATAAAAGCGATTTCACAAAGTGAACCCTCTTTAAAAGTCCAAGAAGTGAGTGAACATCTTGCTAGTAAGTTAGCCAACGAAGTTAGAAAACAATTGGCCAATCTACCCCATGCCATAGCAACAAATGAAGATTCTGCCCCCGTGGCCGTTTTTGAAAGGGAGATATAATAAGAAGAACCAATAAGTAAGCTACTTAAGGTTCCATTACTTAGCCCCTGATTTCGTACCCTGATCTCGCCCCCTGATCTCGCCCCCTGATCTCGCCATGGCTCCAAAAGCAAAAATAATAATCACCTACAAAAATCATGGCGAGGCCTTTTAAAAAGTCCTGAACAAAAATAAAAAGAGAACAATTTAAAGCCGCATCTGTTGAAAAGGTGCGGCTTCGTCTTGTTACCTATAAATAAAATTTATGAGGCCCCAACTTCGGTGGGCAAGATGTCATCAATATCTAATTTAAGCGCTAAGGCAACTCCTCTTCCATAAGCCGGATCAGCCTTATGACAATTTCGAATATGGCGTTTTTGTATGTCTATGTGTGCAGACCCAAGTGAACCAGCTGTATTATTAAATAACAAAGCCCTTTGGTCATCATTCATCAAACGAAATAAATCACCTGGCTGCGAATAATAATCTTCATCAACTCTATGATTCCAGTGATCGGCAGCACCTTCAAGAGACAAAGGCGGCTCAGAAAATTCAGGTTGTTCCTGCCACTCACCCTTCATATTTGGTTCATAACCAATACGAGAGCCACCGTTCTCATCCACACGCATTGCACCATCACGATGATAGGAATGATAGGGACAACGTGGTGCATTTACAGGTATTTGACTATGGTTTACACCAAGACGATAACGCTGCGCATCACCATAAGAGAACAGGCGTCCCTGTAACATTTTATCAGGTGAAAACGATATGCCAGGAACAACGCTACCAGGATTAAAAGCAACCTGTTCGACATCCAGGAAATAATTTTCCGGATTTCGATTTAGCTCAAATTCTCCAACCTCAATTAATGGATAATCTGCCTTCGGCCAGATTTTAGTCAAATCAAATGGATTAATACCATACGAACCTGCTTCCTCCTCCGGCATAATTTGAACAAACAATGTCCACTTAGGAAAATCACCTGCCTCTATCGCTTCATACAAATCTTTTTGATGACTTTCTCGGTCACCAGAAATAATCTGATTAGCCTCCTCGTCAGTAAGATTTTCAATACCTTGCTGAGTTTTAAAATGAAACTTTACCCAATAGCGTTGATTATCTGAGTTAATAAAACTAAAGGTATGACTACCAAACCCATGCATATGACGGTAACTCTTTGGAATACCTCGGTCACTCATAACAATAGTGACCTGGTGTAAAGCTTCGGGTAAATTGGTCCAAAAATCCCAATTATTATCCGCACTACGCATATTCGTTCGAGGGTCACGCTTAACAGCATGATTAAGATCAGGAAATTTCATTGGGTCCCTTAAAAAAAAGACTGGAGTATTATTTCCAACTACGTCCCAATTACCTTCTTCAGTATAAAACTTAATGGCAAAGCCACGAATATCTCTTTCAGCATCTGCCGCTCCACGCTCTCCTGCAACAGTTGAAAAACGTAAAAATAAGTCTGTCTTTTTGCCAATATCAGAAAAAATCTTAGCCTTAGTATAGCGCGTGATGTCATGTGTAACAGTAAACTTACCATGTGCTCCTGAGCCTTTTGCATGCATACGGCGCTCAGGAATTACTTCTCTATCAAAATGAGCCATCTTTTCTAAGAACCAAACATCTTGTAAAAGTGCAGGCCCATTTTGTCCTGCCGTCATGATATTTTGGTTATCAGAAACAGGGGCACCAAATGCCGTTGTTAATTTCTTAGTCACTGCTTAAATCTCCTTACACTCATCAATTGATAATTATTTTAGATGATATGATGCTGAAAAAACATCATAAGGTCTAATTGCATTTTGTGGCGTTTATGATAAGAAAGATTTATGCAAGCTATTTCGACAAAACAACTGCGTTATTTCCATGCGCTCTCACGCCTGAAACATTTTGGCAAAGCCGCAGACCATTGCGCAGTTACTCAGCCAGCACTTAGCATGCAAATAAAAGACCTGGAACACATACTCGGTCTCAGTTTGGTTGTACGCGGAAAATCAAAGATTACACTTACTCCAGATGGAGAAGAAATCGCTCTGCGAGCAGAAAAAATCTTAGCAGATATTCAGGATATTGGAGACTATGCCAGAACCAGAGGCGGCGTATTAGCTGGCACTTTCAGGTTAGGAGTTATTCCAACCATCGCTCCCTATATATTGCCGAAAATACTCCCCGCTCTTGGTAAAGACTTTCCCGATCTAGACCTAAAATTAAAAGAAACAACAACACCTCATTTATCAGATGCTTTATTACAGGGACAATTAGACGCCATATTGGTCGCTCTACCCATCCATCATGCTGAGCTAATGACAAAAGAGCTCTTTTCCGACCCCTTCTTTTTGGTCATTAATAGTGAAAGTTCAAACCAAACTACAGAACCAATGAAACTCCTAGAAGAAAACAATCTTCTTCTTTTGGAAGAGGGCCACTGTTTAAGAGATCAGGCTATTTCTCTTTGCGAAA
This Hyphomicrobiales bacterium 4NK60-0047b DNA region includes the following protein-coding sequences:
- a CDS encoding catalase — translated: MTKKLTTAFGAPVSDNQNIMTAGQNGPALLQDVWFLEKMAHFDREVIPERRMHAKGSGAHGKFTVTHDITRYTKAKIFSDIGKKTDLFLRFSTVAGERGAADAERDIRGFAIKFYTEEGNWDVVGNNTPVFFLRDPMKFPDLNHAVKRDPRTNMRSADNNWDFWTNLPEALHQVTIVMSDRGIPKSYRHMHGFGSHTFSFINSDNQRYWVKFHFKTQQGIENLTDEEANQIISGDRESHQKDLYEAIEAGDFPKWTLFVQIMPEEEAGSYGINPFDLTKIWPKADYPLIEVGEFELNRNPENYFLDVEQVAFNPGSVVPGISFSPDKMLQGRLFSYGDAQRYRLGVNHSQIPVNAPRCPYHSYHRDGAMRVDENGGSRIGYEPNMKGEWQEQPEFSEPPLSLEGAADHWNHRVDEDYYSQPGDLFRLMNDDQRALLFNNTAGSLGSAHIDIQKRHIRNCHKADPAYGRGVALALKLDIDDILPTEVGAS
- the oxyR gene encoding hydrogen peroxide-inducible genes activator OxyR; this translates as MQAISTKQLRYFHALSRLKHFGKAADHCAVTQPALSMQIKDLEHILGLSLVVRGKSKITLTPDGEEIALRAEKILADIQDIGDYARTRGGVLAGTFRLGVIPTIAPYILPKILPALGKDFPDLDLKLKETTTPHLSDALLQGQLDAILVALPIHHAELMTKELFSDPFFLVINSESSNQTTEPMKLLEENNLLLLEEGHCLRDQAISLCENVSQKSLSQFGATSLKTLIELVANNQGITLVPKLAAKVEIPQDSPLRLIPFAPPEPVRTIGLVWRKSSPRIKDFSALANTITNAIK